In the Alteromonas sp. M12 genome, one interval contains:
- a CDS encoding LysR family transcriptional regulator, producing MLDRNHLTIIKAVAETGTVTQAASQLCLTQSALSHAIKKVELHYQVQVWQKEGRKLRLTQAGNQLLNLANRLLPQFEYAEQQLEQIAHGKKGILRIGMECHPCYQWLLKTVKPFLAQCEGVDVDVRQKFQFGGLSALLGYEIDLLITPDPLFHHNVRYTPVFDYEHALVVSGQSPLAELQQLNPEDLSEQTLITYPVEASRLDIFSHFLTPAGASVKQHKIIENTEIMLQMVAANRGVAALPRWLIEEYQQHMDIKPISLISPTAKNGIQKSIHLGIRENETPPEYLNRFMELSKRVKVT from the coding sequence ATGTTGGATCGCAATCATCTCACTATTATTAAGGCTGTTGCTGAGACAGGTACCGTTACCCAAGCAGCCTCGCAGTTGTGTTTAACTCAGTCAGCACTTAGTCACGCCATTAAGAAAGTTGAGCTTCACTATCAAGTACAAGTTTGGCAAAAAGAAGGCCGAAAGCTACGCCTTACCCAAGCAGGTAACCAATTACTTAACCTTGCCAACCGTTTGCTGCCACAGTTTGAATATGCAGAACAACAACTTGAACAAATAGCCCATGGCAAAAAAGGCATATTACGCATTGGAATGGAATGCCACCCTTGTTATCAATGGTTGTTGAAAACTGTCAAACCTTTTTTGGCTCAGTGTGAAGGAGTAGATGTAGATGTACGGCAAAAATTTCAGTTCGGCGGTTTAAGTGCTTTATTGGGCTATGAGATAGATTTATTGATTACACCCGATCCCTTATTCCACCATAATGTGCGCTATACGCCGGTATTCGATTACGAACACGCTCTGGTCGTTTCAGGACAATCTCCCTTAGCTGAATTGCAACAACTTAATCCTGAGGATTTAAGCGAACAAACCTTAATTACTTACCCGGTGGAAGCCAGTCGCCTGGATATTTTCAGCCATTTTTTGACCCCCGCAGGTGCCAGCGTTAAACAGCATAAAATTATTGAGAATACTGAGATAATGCTGCAAATGGTAGCCGCAAATCGAGGCGTTGCAGCGCTACCGCGATGGTTAATTGAAGAATACCAACAGCATATGGATATAAAGCCAATATCATTGATCAGTCCGACTGCCAAAAATGGTATTCAGAAATCGATACACTTGGGTATTCGAGAAAATGAAACGCCACCAGAGTATTTGAATAGATTTATGGAATTATCCAAACGAGTGAAAGTAACCTAA
- a CDS encoding CidA/LrgA family protein — protein sequence MLSTILKVFFSIAIIFLFLWVGITLQALSGISLPGSIIGMLLLFFCLSVGVIPVRLMEDGAKLMLKHMLLFFIPIAVGLMNYFELMYQQIGLILACTIASNIVVAVILSLLFKQLKAKEHQ from the coding sequence GTGTTAAGTACGATTCTTAAGGTTTTCTTTTCCATCGCCATCATTTTTTTGTTTTTGTGGGTAGGAATAACCCTTCAAGCTTTGTCTGGCATTTCCTTACCGGGCAGTATCATCGGAATGTTGTTATTATTTTTTTGCTTATCAGTTGGCGTTATTCCGGTTCGATTGATGGAAGACGGTGCTAAATTAATGCTAAAACACATGTTGTTGTTTTTCATTCCTATTGCTGTCGGATTAATGAATTACTTTGAGCTAATGTACCAGCAAATAGGATTAATATTGGCCTGTACAATAGCGTCTAATATTGTTGTCGCGGTAATATTGAGTTTGCTATTTAAACAACTCAAGGCTAAGGAACATCAATAA
- a CDS encoding LrgB family protein: MWIALTLVVYLLSVYFLHRIKIPFLNSLLISMIAIIAILLVLDVPFETYYAQTNWINYFMQAAVVAFAYPLYEQLPQIRSNMKFILLSCLASCSLAVLFTGFVAWLFDAPAPLLASLLVKSITTPIALEISGSLNGQTSIVIVLGLFAGLTGAILFYPIFKLLGVNESVQRGIIVGSLSHAIGTSATVKHSSEDTAFSSVALIIAAIFSSFLAPMAYQFFTWI; this comes from the coding sequence ATGTGGATAGCACTAACCCTAGTGGTTTATTTACTATCGGTGTACTTTTTACATCGAATCAAAATTCCTTTTTTAAATTCTTTATTGATCAGTATGATTGCCATTATTGCTATTCTTTTAGTGTTGGACGTTCCCTTTGAAACTTATTACGCGCAAACCAATTGGATAAACTACTTTATGCAAGCCGCAGTGGTAGCCTTTGCTTATCCGTTATATGAACAGCTACCGCAGATTCGCTCCAACATGAAGTTTATTTTACTGTCGTGTTTAGCAAGCTGTTCATTGGCAGTGCTATTTACCGGCTTTGTTGCTTGGTTGTTTGATGCTCCTGCACCTCTTTTAGCATCCCTTTTAGTTAAATCCATCACCACACCCATTGCCCTTGAGATTAGCGGGAGTCTAAACGGACAAACTTCAATCGTGATTGTTTTAGGGTTATTCGCAGGATTAACAGGCGCTATTCTTTTCTACCCAATCTTCAAATTGTTGGGCGTAAACGAGTCTGTGCAAAGAGGAATTATCGTAGGAAGTCTCTCACATGCTATTGGCACTTCCGCCACTGTAAAACACTCTTCTGAGGATACCGCATTTAGTTCAGTTGCATTGATCATTGCTGCGATATTCTCATCATTTCTAGCGCCAATGGCGTATCAATTTTTCACCTGGATTTAA
- a CDS encoding glycoside hydrolase family 9 protein has product MLKFNQKTLLSSLICYTVTSVLIGCKTADIPPQPANAIATQQPDQVIQINQLGYFVKGEKGAIVPNTQETSFRLQNLRGDTVFDGPLSESKSWSAQGPDKFKFADFSEFSQPGTYSLTIKQVGEGVELSRQIKIDSQINQLAHKAALKYFYFNRAGMALTEPYAGKFQRQAGHLDQNVIVHPSAASPSQPAFSTISSPKGWYDAGDYGKYTVNASIATYTLLAAYADNPNYYHNLALAIPESNNQLPDIVDELMWNLEWLHTMQNDEGAVYHKLTTLQWPGKDMPADDNADRYVIGFSTSAALDYAATLAAASRILRPLFSENPEQLDTWLASAQKAWRWAMAHPNYVYQQPADVSSGEYGDNDFSDEFAWAGAELFLATKNAKYLHAFQQYNKPLKEPDWSNVAALGYFSLVREGKPSLTSIDFQKLQSQLIDYAEASLQIYENNGYGVAMNSDDYVWGSNSVVLNKAIMLLNAFRITGDEKYRQVAQGNLNFVFGRNPTGYSFLTGFGDISPQNPHHRISAGDKIDKPVPGMLAGGPQPGQQDKCDYANNFAAGSYVDDWCSYASNEVAINWNAPLVYVLGSLLAAE; this is encoded by the coding sequence ATGCTTAAATTTAATCAAAAAACACTGTTGTCTAGTTTAATCTGTTACACCGTAACTTCGGTTTTAATTGGCTGTAAAACAGCCGATATCCCCCCTCAGCCCGCCAATGCAATAGCAACACAGCAGCCCGACCAAGTAATTCAGATTAATCAACTGGGATATTTTGTAAAGGGTGAAAAAGGTGCAATTGTGCCAAACACCCAAGAGACATCGTTTAGGTTACAAAATTTGCGTGGTGACACTGTGTTTGATGGCCCATTGAGCGAGTCCAAAAGCTGGTCAGCGCAAGGGCCTGATAAGTTTAAATTTGCTGATTTTTCGGAATTTTCTCAACCCGGTACTTATAGCTTAACGATTAAGCAAGTTGGTGAAGGCGTTGAACTCTCACGGCAAATAAAAATTGATAGCCAGATTAATCAACTGGCACATAAGGCAGCATTGAAATATTTTTATTTTAATCGCGCTGGAATGGCCTTAACAGAACCCTATGCAGGCAAATTTCAACGCCAAGCAGGTCACCTTGATCAAAACGTCATTGTGCATCCTTCTGCTGCCAGTCCTAGTCAACCCGCCTTCAGTACCATCAGTTCACCGAAGGGGTGGTATGACGCAGGTGACTACGGTAAATATACCGTGAATGCCAGTATCGCAACTTATACTTTGTTAGCCGCCTATGCTGATAATCCTAATTATTACCACAATCTTGCTTTGGCGATTCCTGAGTCTAATAATCAGCTTCCCGATATTGTTGATGAACTTATGTGGAACCTTGAGTGGCTGCATACTATGCAAAATGATGAAGGTGCGGTTTATCATAAACTCACTACCTTGCAGTGGCCGGGTAAAGATATGCCGGCAGATGACAACGCAGATCGTTATGTAATTGGTTTCTCAACATCCGCAGCACTGGATTACGCAGCCACGCTTGCAGCAGCGAGTCGAATTTTACGTCCGTTGTTTTCAGAGAATCCAGAACAGTTGGATACATGGTTAGCAAGTGCGCAAAAAGCATGGCGTTGGGCGATGGCCCATCCGAATTACGTATATCAACAACCTGCAGATGTCAGCAGCGGTGAATATGGTGATAATGATTTTTCAGATGAATTTGCATGGGCTGGAGCAGAGTTGTTTTTAGCCACAAAGAATGCAAAGTATTTGCACGCATTTCAACAATACAACAAACCTCTTAAAGAGCCCGATTGGAGCAATGTGGCAGCGTTGGGTTACTTTAGCCTTGTCAGAGAAGGGAAGCCGTCTTTAACGTCTATCGATTTTCAAAAGCTGCAATCTCAGCTGATTGACTACGCTGAAGCAAGTTTACAAATATATGAAAATAATGGTTACGGTGTGGCGATGAACTCAGACGATTATGTTTGGGGAAGTAATTCGGTTGTTTTAAATAAAGCGATTATGTTGCTGAACGCATTTCGAATTACCGGCGACGAAAAGTATCGTCAAGTTGCCCAAGGTAATCTCAATTTTGTATTCGGTCGCAATCCCACAGGCTATTCTTTTTTAACCGGGTTTGGTGACATCAGCCCACAAAATCCTCATCACCGTATTTCTGCCGGTGACAAAATCGACAAACCTGTACCCGGCATGCTTGCGGGAGGGCCACAACCAGGACAACAAGATAAATGCGATTATGCAAACAACTTTGCTGCTGGTAGCTATGTTGATGACTGGTGCAGCTACGCAAGTAATGAAGTAGCAATTAACTGGAATGCGCCTCTGGTTTACGTGCTTGGTAGCCTTCTCGCGGCGGAGTAA